From the Candidatus Wallbacteria bacterium genome, one window contains:
- a CDS encoding carbon-nitrogen hydrolase family protein, whose product MRKCRVCCIQISAKPLAIKDNLDKMLSWASRAVIESKPDLIVFPESITTTFSPGVSLNEFLKVVEQIPGPTTGRVADFCRTNQVDVVLPMYERQGNLIYNDALYIDRSGKIIGKYRKTHLFPTERLEHKGWSTPGNELVTVDIHYGKVGLIICYDGDFPEISRILALRGAEIIV is encoded by the coding sequence ATGCGTAAATGCCGAGTCTGCTGCATCCAGATCTCCGCCAAGCCCCTCGCCATCAAGGATAATCTTGACAAGATGCTTTCCTGGGCCAGCCGGGCTGTAATCGAATCCAAACCTGACCTGATAGTTTTTCCAGAGTCAATCACTACCACATTTTCGCCTGGTGTTTCCCTGAATGAATTCCTGAAAGTAGTGGAGCAGATCCCTGGTCCCACTACCGGCAGGGTCGCGGATTTCTGCAGGACAAATCAGGTGGATGTCGTCTTGCCGATGTATGAGCGGCAGGGCAATCTTATCTACAACGATGCACTGTATATCGATCGTTCAGGCAAAATCATCGGTAAATACAGAAAAACCCACCTCTTCCCCACCGAGCGTCTGGAACACAAGGGCTGGTCAACACCCGGTAATGAGCTGGTGACTGTGGACATCCATTACGGAAAAGTGGGCCTGATTATCTGTTATGACGGCGACTTCCCTGAAATCTCACGGATCCTGGCCCTGCGTGGGGCCGAAATCATTGTG
- a CDS encoding cyclase family protein: MKLYDLTQNTGVNTPPWPTYEPLQVKFFKRLTSNGANGQVITTSNHVGTHLDGSLHFVTHGRDIASVPLDDLFGPGVVVDLSDMAEDYGFYSSRDIEKRVEVKPHDILIINTGYHKYGWDQPEADEVRYMCKHPGPSIEFAHWCMKKKIKWIGVDCGSADHPMNTKIREWRPDLAEECAKKHGKSQDKLFPKDHYQLMHIVLFPHDIIHAENLGGEIGKVLNRRLNIGIFPWKFLGGESAFARVVAFDDGSKI; this comes from the coding sequence ATGAAGCTCTACGATCTCACACAGAACACCGGAGTCAACACTCCTCCCTGGCCTACCTACGAACCGCTGCAGGTTAAGTTTTTCAAACGCCTGACCTCGAATGGAGCCAACGGTCAGGTGATCACTACTTCAAACCATGTAGGCACCCATCTGGACGGCTCGCTGCATTTTGTGACTCATGGCCGCGACATCGCCTCAGTGCCGCTCGACGACCTGTTCGGCCCGGGTGTGGTCGTAGACCTGTCCGACATGGCCGAAGACTATGGATTCTATTCCAGCAGGGACATTGAGAAACGGGTGGAAGTCAAGCCGCATGACATTCTGATCATCAATACCGGCTATCATAAATATGGCTGGGACCAGCCTGAAGCAGATGAAGTGCGTTATATGTGCAAACATCCCGGCCCGAGCATTGAATTCGCCCACTGGTGCATGAAAAAAAAGATCAAGTGGATCGGAGTGGACTGCGGCTCAGCCGACCATCCTATGAACACAAAAATACGTGAGTGGCGGCCGGACCTTGCTGAAGAATGTGCAAAAAAACACGGAAAATCCCAGGACAAGCTATTTCCAAAGGATCATTACCAGCTGATGCATATAGTGCTCTTCCCCCACGACATCATTCATGCCGAAAACCTGGGCGGAGAGATCGGCAAAGTACTGAACCGCCGTCTGAACATCGGCATCTTCCCCTGGAAATTTCTGGGTGGCGAATCCGCCTTCGCCCGTGTCGTCGCTTTCGATGATGGAAGTAAAATATAA
- a CDS encoding protein-export chaperone SecB, producing MNQNGDALKFLGYKVDRLEFRTDDRLFTVQKHELTMEMKVKNTEIDKEKKINEVLMELNVRTSDGAFIGYLQIRGGFQLPASVEGSAGRTMAVEAPGILYPYARALMNGSLALAGIPLPGLPVVAFSGQEAPQNLLGQETIEETAKKKRTVH from the coding sequence ATGAATCAGAACGGGGATGCCTTGAAATTCCTGGGATATAAGGTGGACAGGCTTGAGTTTCGTACTGACGACCGGCTTTTCACAGTTCAGAAGCATGAACTGACGATGGAAATGAAGGTGAAAAACACTGAGATAGACAAGGAAAAGAAGATAAATGAAGTCCTGATGGAACTTAATGTGCGGACCTCAGATGGTGCATTCATCGGATATCTGCAGATCAGGGGTGGATTCCAGCTTCCTGCTTCGGTGGAGGGTTCGGCTGGAAGAACCATGGCAGTGGAAGCTCCAGGGATACTATATCCTTATGCCAGGGCCCTGATGAACGGTTCTCTGGCCCTTGCCGGAATCCCGTTACCCGGCTTGCCAGTAGTGGCGTTTTCCGGCCAGGAAGCACCACAGAATCTGCTGGGACAGGAAACCATTGAAGAGACGGCTAAGAAGAAGCGGACAGTGCATTAG
- a CDS encoding CaiB/BaiF CoA-transferase family protein, with amino-acid sequence MKPLENILVLDLTRVLAGPYCTMLLSDLGARVIKVEQPGCGDDSRHFGPFKNDRSGYFLSINRGKESIAVNLKKPEGQEIIRRFAKIADVLVENFRPGAMEKLGLGYVDLKKLNPGLIYAASSGFGHTGPWAKKPAYDMIVQAMGGIMSITGWPDGPPTRVGASIGDITAALFTAIGINAALYQRALTGEGQKIDVAMLDCQLAILENALVRYSMTGTSPGPLGARHPTITPFQAFKTMDSWVIVAIGNDKLWEHFCQSLNLNDLLSDPRFSTNKDRCDRYEELAPLLDRVFIRKTTAEWEEMLNRIEIPCTRINQIEQVMQNPQLKARNMFMNVEDPVMGELTISGNPIKMSSFKDELETLPAPELGEHNESVLTDLLGYTKDEIDNLRETGVI; translated from the coding sequence ATGAAGCCACTTGAAAATATCCTAGTCCTTGATCTCACACGGGTACTGGCAGGGCCTTACTGCACCATGCTGCTCTCAGATCTCGGCGCCAGGGTGATTAAAGTGGAACAGCCAGGCTGCGGAGACGACTCCCGCCATTTCGGGCCATTCAAGAATGACAGAAGCGGGTATTTTCTCTCTATAAATAGAGGCAAGGAATCCATCGCAGTCAACCTGAAAAAACCCGAAGGCCAGGAAATCATCCGCAGATTCGCTAAAATCGCCGATGTGCTGGTTGAGAACTTCAGGCCGGGCGCCATGGAGAAACTTGGTCTGGGATACGTTGATTTGAAAAAACTTAATCCCGGATTAATCTATGCCGCCAGTTCCGGTTTCGGCCATACGGGACCTTGGGCAAAGAAACCTGCCTATGACATGATCGTGCAGGCCATGGGCGGAATCATGAGCATCACAGGCTGGCCTGATGGTCCTCCTACACGCGTGGGTGCCTCGATCGGTGACATCACCGCCGCTCTTTTCACAGCCATCGGCATCAACGCCGCCCTCTACCAGAGAGCTCTGACAGGAGAAGGCCAGAAGATCGACGTAGCCATGCTGGACTGTCAGCTCGCCATTCTGGAAAATGCCCTGGTGCGCTACAGCATGACGGGAACTTCCCCTGGACCCCTGGGTGCCCGACATCCAACCATCACTCCGTTCCAGGCTTTCAAGACCATGGACTCCTGGGTGATAGTCGCCATAGGCAACGACAAGCTCTGGGAGCATTTCTGCCAAAGCCTGAATCTGAACGATCTCTTATCTGATCCGCGCTTTTCAACCAACAAGGACCGCTGTGACAGGTATGAAGAGCTTGCCCCGCTTCTGGACCGTGTTTTCATCCGGAAAACTACTGCTGAATGGGAAGAAATGCTCAACAGGATCGAAATTCCCTGCACCAGGATCAATCAGATCGAGCAGGTGATGCAGAATCCTCAGCTCAAAGCCAGAAACATGTTCATGAATGTGGAAGATCCTGTGATGGGGGAACTGACCATCTCAGGCAATCCGATCAAAATGAGCAGCTTCAAGGATGAACTGGAAACACTGCCTGCTCCTGAACTGGGTGAGCACAATGAGTCAGTCTTGACTGATCTGCTTGGATATACAAAAGACGAGATTGATAATTTAAGAGAAACCGGTGTGATCTAA
- a CDS encoding DUF1116 domain-containing protein, translating to MNIKSANRKALEIIQKAQPTLIGLGKAIDVIPGMHSDLFLHAGPPITWERMSGPLRGAVIGGLIYEGKAANPSEAAGKASQGAVQFEPCHHHNAVGPMAGLITPSMPVFMVQNKTHGNTAFCTLNEGLGKVLRYGAYSPEVLEKLSWMESVLYPVLADTLSAYGGELNLKNLIAQALMMGDEGHNRNKAGTSLFIRELAPFMVRTKHSREMVAEVLSFIHKNDHFFLNLTMPSAKCTVQAAEGIEGCGIITTMARNGTDFGIRVSHMPKRWFTGPAQEVHGLYFPGYSAKDANPDIGDSVITETSGIGGFAMASAPAIVQFVGGTPRDAQRITLDMYEITDAENETYKIPVLNFRGTPTGVNLAKVIETGILPSINTGIAHKEPGIGQVGAGLVNPPKECFEKAFRAFVEELESSGGCHEAT from the coding sequence ATGAACATCAAGAGCGCCAACCGCAAAGCTTTAGAGATCATTCAAAAGGCCCAGCCTACACTGATCGGGCTTGGCAAGGCCATCGACGTTATTCCTGGCATGCATAGCGACCTTTTCCTGCACGCCGGACCTCCCATTACCTGGGAACGCATGTCTGGTCCCTTACGCGGGGCTGTCATCGGCGGACTGATTTATGAGGGGAAGGCCGCCAATCCTTCTGAAGCAGCCGGCAAAGCCTCTCAGGGTGCGGTCCAGTTCGAGCCCTGCCATCACCACAATGCTGTCGGCCCGATGGCAGGACTGATCACTCCCAGCATGCCTGTTTTCATGGTGCAGAATAAGACGCACGGCAATACCGCCTTCTGTACGCTCAACGAAGGTCTGGGCAAAGTGTTGCGCTATGGTGCATACAGTCCTGAAGTGCTTGAAAAACTGAGCTGGATGGAAAGCGTCCTTTACCCCGTACTCGCTGACACATTATCAGCGTATGGAGGAGAACTGAATCTAAAGAATCTGATCGCCCAGGCTCTCATGATGGGGGACGAAGGCCATAACCGCAATAAAGCCGGGACTTCACTCTTTATCCGCGAGCTGGCTCCCTTCATGGTCAGAACCAAACATAGCCGCGAAATGGTCGCCGAAGTGCTTTCCTTCATCCACAAGAACGACCATTTCTTTCTCAACCTGACCATGCCCTCTGCCAAATGCACTGTGCAGGCTGCCGAAGGGATAGAAGGTTGCGGCATCATCACCACTATGGCCAGAAACGGCACCGATTTCGGCATCCGTGTCTCGCATATGCCCAAACGCTGGTTTACAGGCCCGGCCCAGGAAGTGCACGGCCTCTATTTCCCCGGATACAGCGCTAAAGACGCCAACCCTGATATCGGAGACTCGGTGATCACGGAGACTTCCGGCATCGGAGGATTCGCCATGGCTTCGGCTCCTGCGATCGTTCAGTTCGTGGGAGGCACACCCAGGGACGCCCAGCGCATCACGCTCGACATGTATGAGATCACTGATGCGGAAAATGAAACATACAAGATCCCTGTACTGAATTTCCGGGGCACACCAACAGGCGTCAATCTGGCCAAGGTGATCGAAACAGGAATCCTGCCTTCCATCAACACCGGAATTGCCCATAAGGAACCTGGAATCGGACAAGTCGGTGCCGGACTCGTAAATCCACCTAAAGAATGCTTCGAGAAAGCTTTCAGGGCTTTTGTGGAAGAACTGGAATCCAGCGGGGGCTGCCATGAAGCCACTTGA